A region of the Candidatus Binatus sp. genome:
CCTGCTCGCGGCTCAGGTGCGGATTGGCCTCGATCATGCGGGCAAGGGCTTCCTCGATCGATGGATACTCGCGCGCCTTGCGCCGCGCGAGCGTTTGCATCTGGCCGATCCAGTTATTCATCCGATCGTAGGCCGGCGAGTCCTTGATCATTCCGGGCGGCGGTCCCATCCCCTCGATCGAAACCACGCGCTTGACCGCGTCGGGATGCGTGCCGGTGTATTGCAAAACGATTCCGCCGCCGAGCGAATGGCCGATAAGCGTCGCCGGCTTGCCAGCCACCGCGCTCATCAGCTGTGAGAGATCGAGCACGTAGTCGATCATCGAATAACCGCTGCCCACGGCCCAGTCGGAGTCGCCGTGGCCGCGAAGGTCGGGCGCGATAATGTGGTAGTGCCGGCGCAGATCGAGCGCGACCCAATCCCAGTTGCGGCAATGGTCGCGGCCGCCATGCACCAACACCAGCAGCGGCTTGTCGGGATTGCCCCAATCGACGTAGTGCAGTTTCAGGCGTTGCGAATAAAAGTAATGCGAAGTCGGCCCGATGATGCTGTCGGCCATGTGCCGGTCTCTCCACGAAGCTAGGACGTGTTGCGTCAAACGCTACAGGTTAGGCTGGATCTCGTCGAGTGCCGCGCGCGCCGTGCGGATGATGAACTCGATTTCGGCGTCACCGATGATGAACGGCGGCGTGATCATCATCGCGTCGCCGCCCGCCTTCCCCGCCATTCCGGTCGCCGGATAAAAGTACATCCCTTTTCGCAGCGACGCGCCCAGCACGCGATTGGTCACTTTTTTTTCAGGCGCAAAAGGCATGCGAGTCGCCTTGTCCTGCACCAGTTCGATCCCCCAGAACATCCCGGCGCCGCGGATGTCGCCAACCATCGGATGCCCCGACAGTTCCTCCTTCAGACTGGAACCAAGCCTCGCGCCGATTTCTGCCGAGCGCTCCACCAGTCGCTCGCGCTCCATGATTGCCAGCACCTCGTCGGCGACCGCGCACGCCACGGGATGCGAGCTGTAGGTGTAGAACATGAAGTCGGCCTTGGCCCGCTCGAGTTCCTCGACCAGCGCTTCCTTGACCGCGATCATTCCCATCGGCATGTAACCGCCGGTGAGTCCCTTGCCGCCGACCACGATATCCGGCACGACGTCCCAATGATCGACGCCGAAGCGCCGTCCGGTGCGGCCGAAGCCCGTCATCACTTCGTCGGCTATCAGCAGCACGTTGTGGCGCGTGCAGATCTCGCGAATTTTCGGCCAGTATTCCCTGA
Encoded here:
- a CDS encoding alpha/beta hydrolase yields the protein MADSIIGPTSHYFYSQRLKLHYVDWGNPDKPLLVLVHGGRDHCRNWDWVALDLRRHYHIIAPDLRGHGDSDWAVGSGYSMIDYVLDLSQLMSAVAGKPATLIGHSLGGGIVLQYTGTHPDAVKRVVSIEGMGPPPGMIKDSPAYDRMNNWIGQMQTLARRKAREYPSIEEALARMIEANPHLSREQARHLTIWGIQRNENGTYSWKFDNYVHATSPYMFNNRDAREIWGRITCPTLLIRGTESWAGDWVKDGRIQAFKHAESVTIDKAGHWVHHDRLDEFLAVTHRFLGV
- a CDS encoding aspartate aminotransferase family protein; this encodes MPQPSPMFMRGPHDPLRIERAEGPWLYASDGRKILDAGGGAVVVNVGQGRREIAEVAARTIANLDYIVPVWSSPQRERLVERLSRWTPAGLTRFFFTSGGSESVEAALKFAILYHNARGQRSKNKIVGRRFSYHGNTIAALSAGGSGRRADYEEILLDWPKIDPSYCYRCPWGKTYPSCEIDCATALEKEIVKNGADSIAAFIAEPMMGSSGGAVPPVREYWPKIREICTRHNVLLIADEVMTGFGRTGRRFGVDHWDVVPDIVVGGKGLTGGYMPMGMIAVKEALVEELERAKADFMFYTYSSHPVACAVADEVLAIMERERLVERSAEIGARLGSSLKEELSGHPMVGDIRGAGMFWGIELVQDKATRMPFAPEKKVTNRVLGASLRKGMYFYPATGMAGKAGGDAMMITPPFIIGDAEIEFIIRTARAALDEIQPNL